One genomic window of Streptomonospora nanhaiensis includes the following:
- a CDS encoding TetR/AcrR family transcriptional regulator yields the protein MATPDQGGAEELEERLALLWGVQERPNRGPKPKLSVDKIVAAAVAVADAEGLDAVSMQRVAADLGYTTMSLYRYVRSKEQLVVLMADAALGRAPQPRAGADWRQRMEELVTAVMALYRRRPWLLRLDISGPPMAPMQLTWFDAYLGALAGTRLSMAERISTVTFIDGASRELARIAIHSEHARRRSGVSAAAALTSYSQALRRFADPERYPHVAAAAAEGVFDPPPGAADPGAEEFVDDIGVDAAFGLHRLLDGVESYVRARSGAERADG from the coding sequence ATGGCGACACCGGACCAGGGCGGGGCCGAGGAGCTGGAGGAACGCCTGGCCCTGCTGTGGGGTGTCCAGGAGCGGCCGAACCGCGGGCCCAAGCCCAAGCTCAGCGTGGACAAGATCGTCGCGGCGGCCGTGGCGGTCGCCGACGCCGAGGGGCTGGACGCCGTGTCGATGCAGCGCGTCGCCGCCGATCTCGGCTACACCACCATGTCGCTCTACCGCTACGTGCGCAGCAAGGAGCAGCTGGTCGTGCTGATGGCCGACGCCGCGCTGGGCCGGGCGCCCCAACCCCGCGCCGGCGCCGACTGGCGCCAGCGCATGGAGGAGCTGGTCACCGCCGTCATGGCCCTCTACCGGCGGCGCCCCTGGCTGCTGCGCCTGGACATCTCCGGCCCCCCGATGGCGCCCATGCAGCTCACCTGGTTCGACGCCTACCTGGGCGCCCTGGCCGGCACGCGGCTGTCCATGGCCGAGCGGATCTCAACGGTGACGTTCATCGACGGCGCCTCGCGCGAGCTGGCCCGCATCGCCATCCACAGCGAGCACGCGCGCCGGCGGAGCGGGGTCAGCGCCGCCGCCGCCCTCACCTCCTACAGCCAGGCCCTGCGGCGCTTCGCCGACCCCGAGCGCTACCCCCACGTCGCGGCGGCCGCCGCCGAGGGCGTGTTCGACCCCCCGCCGGGCGCCGCCGACCCCGGCGCCGAGGAGTTCGTGGACGACATCGGCGTGGACGCGGCCTTCGGCCTGCACCGGCTGCTGGACGGCGTGGAGTCCTACGTCCGCGCGCGCTCGGGCGCCGAGCGGGCGGACGGCTGA
- a CDS encoding JmjC domain-containing protein — MTDRLFTETLRAALGDDFLSTRLSSDFVFADIGAEAVRHLLTFEDLNEILGTRGLAPPQLRLHRQGAPVPAARYTDTAGASTGARTVVRPDGLYRELREGASLVLDGIDRLHPPIRAATDDLMRLVRERAQVNLYLIWGSSHGFDTHWDDHDTFIVQVAGTKHWQVHGQGSRPHPMKVDSDHAHTPPEGTVWEGVLRPGQVLHVPRGWWHTVTGTGDVSMHLTFGFTRATGMDWARALLERLHDVEVFRRDLPRFASDEERRKHGHELLRRLADAAEQHGVDDFLAERDARFPRRQSFALPWAVEGAAPGEGTRVEFVPILAPALEREGDQVAVAVSGRRYRFPALAEPVLAVLGRDRVLTVGELAERSGTPLEATVGVVRALVRHHLVLLS, encoded by the coding sequence ATGACCGACCGCCTGTTCACCGAGACGCTGCGCGCCGCCCTGGGCGACGACTTCCTCTCCACGCGGCTGTCGTCGGACTTCGTCTTCGCCGACATCGGCGCCGAGGCCGTGCGGCACCTGCTCACCTTCGAGGACCTCAACGAGATCCTGGGCACCCGCGGCCTGGCCCCGCCGCAGCTGCGGCTGCACCGGCAGGGCGCTCCGGTGCCGGCCGCCCGCTACACCGACACCGCCGGCGCCTCCACCGGCGCGCGCACGGTCGTCCGCCCCGACGGCCTCTACCGGGAGCTGCGCGAGGGCGCCAGCCTGGTCCTGGACGGCATCGACCGGCTGCACCCGCCCATCCGCGCGGCCACCGACGACCTCATGCGGCTGGTGCGCGAGCGCGCCCAGGTGAACCTGTATCTGATCTGGGGGTCCTCCCACGGGTTCGACACCCACTGGGACGACCACGACACCTTCATCGTGCAGGTGGCGGGCACCAAGCACTGGCAGGTGCACGGCCAGGGCAGCCGGCCCCACCCGATGAAGGTCGACTCCGACCACGCGCACACCCCGCCCGAGGGCACGGTGTGGGAGGGCGTGCTGCGGCCCGGGCAGGTGCTGCACGTGCCGCGCGGCTGGTGGCACACGGTCACCGGCACCGGCGACGTCAGCATGCACCTGACCTTCGGGTTCACCCGGGCCACCGGCATGGACTGGGCGCGGGCGCTGCTGGAGCGGCTGCACGACGTGGAGGTGTTCCGCCGGGACCTGCCGCGCTTCGCCTCCGACGAGGAGCGGCGCAAGCACGGGCACGAGCTTCTGCGGCGGTTGGCCGACGCCGCCGAGCAGCACGGTGTGGACGACTTCCTGGCCGAGCGCGACGCCCGGTTCCCCCGGCGGCAGTCGTTCGCCCTGCCGTGGGCGGTGGAGGGCGCGGCGCCGGGCGAGGGCACCCGCGTGGAGTTCGTGCCGATCCTGGCTCCGGCGCTGGAGCGCGAGGGCGATCAGGTGGCGGTGGCGGTCTCGGGCCGCCGCTACCGGTTCCCCGCGCTGGCCGAGCCGGTGCTGGCGGTGCTGGGGCGCGACCGCGTGCTGACCGTGGGCGAGCTGGCCGAGCGCTCGGGCACGCCGCTGGAGGCGACCGTCGGGGTGGTGCGCGCGCTGGTGCGCCACCACCTCGTACTGCTGTCCTGA
- a CDS encoding prolyl oligopeptidase family serine peptidase → MSNAAPRHGIAGEDGRNALLSVVETVHGIQVADPYRWLEDPDSPATRQWLADREREFAAAAARWRLRAPLAERIRRLVATDLWTPPVRRGGLVFATRRRAGADHPAIVVLSPGTDDPAGPPRERTVFDPHAFDPSGGTTLDSWEPSPDGRRVAVQTSSGGTERGVLRVLDTDSGLPVEEAIRGVRYSHVAWVSPDAFYFVRRDDTDGRRGVWLHRVSAGRSEPDVLVRPCSGPRTVPGVRLLGGRWLVVSESHGTGHRTDLWIADLGGPAEPAPAAAATDAAGATTAPTAAAGALSAADLDGGPARPRWRPVHVGLDAESHPDLGPDGMLYLRTTLGAPRRRICAVDPRDPGTANWREVVPEDPDATLDGFAAAGTAEAPELLLTRTRLGISELAAHDPRDGRLLRVLPLPDEGMVTRLEAEPDGGAHLCYADVATQQCVLTLAPGAERPRPWPRGTAPAPPADIRRRTTWCRSADGTRVPVTVFAAVPSTAVPAATGPTAPAPVPAGPAFAPGPTILHAYGGFGRPRQFGFSATVLAWLLAGGRYAVAHVRGGGDRGREWHLRGSGRAKVRAVEDLIAAADELVAAGWCSRGQLCLSGGSAGGLLVLAAAALRPDLCSAVIASAPLADMARFERLGLGAMWTREFGTAADPADFAALMSYSPYHRVLAEGTARHPAVLLTGFHGDTRTDAAHPRKMCAALQARGGHRPVLLRYERDVGHGPRAVTRAISLAADAHAFAADQTGLAGPPGRRGAAPARSREAT, encoded by the coding sequence GTGAGCAACGCCGCCCCCCGCCACGGCATCGCCGGTGAGGACGGCAGGAACGCGCTGCTGTCGGTTGTCGAGACCGTGCACGGCATCCAGGTGGCCGACCCCTACCGCTGGCTGGAGGACCCCGACTCCCCCGCCACGCGCCAGTGGCTGGCCGACCGCGAGCGCGAGTTCGCCGCCGCAGCCGCGCGTTGGCGGCTGCGCGCGCCGCTGGCCGAGCGCATCCGCCGACTGGTCGCCACCGACCTGTGGACTCCCCCGGTGCGGCGCGGCGGCCTCGTCTTCGCCACCCGGCGCCGCGCCGGCGCCGACCACCCCGCCATCGTCGTCCTGAGCCCCGGCACCGACGACCCCGCCGGTCCCCCGCGCGAGCGCACCGTCTTCGACCCCCACGCCTTCGATCCCAGCGGCGGCACCACCCTGGACTCCTGGGAGCCCTCGCCCGACGGGCGCCGCGTCGCCGTGCAGACCTCCTCGGGCGGTACCGAGCGCGGGGTACTGCGGGTCCTGGACACCGACTCCGGCCTGCCGGTCGAGGAGGCGATCCGGGGGGTCCGCTACTCCCACGTCGCCTGGGTCTCCCCCGATGCGTTCTACTTCGTGCGCCGCGACGACACCGACGGCCGGCGCGGCGTGTGGCTGCACCGCGTCTCGGCCGGCCGGTCGGAGCCCGACGTGCTGGTCCGCCCCTGCTCGGGTCCGCGCACCGTCCCGGGTGTACGGCTGCTGGGCGGCCGCTGGCTGGTGGTGTCGGAGAGCCACGGCACGGGCCACCGCACCGACCTGTGGATCGCCGACCTGGGCGGCCCCGCCGAACCTGCCCCCGCCGCAGCAGCCACCGACGCCGCGGGGGCCACCACCGCCCCCACCGCCGCCGCAGGCGCCTTGTCCGCCGCCGACCTCGACGGCGGTCCCGCCCGCCCCCGCTGGCGGCCCGTGCACGTGGGCCTGGACGCGGAGTCCCACCCCGACCTGGGTCCCGACGGCATGCTCTACCTGCGCACCACCCTGGGCGCGCCCCGGCGGCGGATCTGCGCCGTCGACCCGCGCGATCCGGGGACCGCCAACTGGCGCGAGGTCGTGCCCGAGGACCCTGACGCCACGCTCGACGGGTTCGCGGCGGCGGGCACGGCCGAGGCCCCCGAACTGCTGCTCACCCGCACCCGGTTGGGCATCAGCGAACTCGCCGCGCACGACCCCCGCGACGGCCGGCTGCTGCGCGTGCTTCCGCTGCCCGACGAGGGCATGGTCACCCGCCTGGAGGCCGAGCCGGACGGCGGCGCCCACCTGTGCTACGCCGACGTCGCCACCCAGCAGTGCGTGCTGACCCTGGCGCCCGGCGCCGAACGCCCCCGGCCCTGGCCGCGCGGGACCGCGCCCGCGCCCCCCGCCGACATCCGCCGACGCACCACGTGGTGCCGCTCGGCCGACGGCACGCGGGTGCCCGTCACGGTCTTCGCCGCCGTGCCCTCCACTGCCGTGCCCGCCGCCACCGGGCCAACAGCCCCCGCCCCTGTCCCCGCCGGCCCCGCGTTCGCCCCCGGCCCGACCATCCTCCACGCCTACGGCGGATTCGGCCGCCCGCGCCAGTTCGGGTTCAGCGCCACCGTGCTGGCCTGGCTGCTGGCGGGCGGGCGCTACGCGGTCGCGCACGTGCGCGGCGGAGGCGACCGGGGCCGCGAATGGCATCTGCGCGGCTCCGGCCGCGCCAAGGTGCGCGCGGTCGAGGATCTGATCGCCGCCGCCGACGAACTCGTGGCCGCCGGGTGGTGCTCGCGCGGCCAACTGTGCCTGTCCGGAGGCTCGGCCGGCGGTCTGCTGGTGCTGGCCGCCGCCGCACTGCGGCCCGACCTGTGCTCGGCGGTCATCGCCTCGGCCCCGCTGGCCGACATGGCCCGCTTCGAGCGCCTGGGCCTGGGTGCCATGTGGACCCGGGAGTTCGGCACCGCCGCCGACCCCGCCGACTTCGCCGCGCTGATGTCCTACTCCCCCTACCACCGCGTGCTCGCCGAGGGCACCGCCCGGCACCCGGCGGTGCTGCTCACCGGGTTCCACGGCGACACCCGCACCGACGCCGCCCACCCGCGCAAGATGTGCGCGGCGCTCCAGGCGCGGGGCGGGCACCGCCCGGTGCTGCTGCGCTACGAGCGCGACGTCGGCCACGGGCCGCGCGCCGTCACCCGCGCCATCAGCCTGGCCGCCGACGCCCACGCCTTCGCCGCCGACCAGACCGGGCTGGCCGGTCCCCCGGGCCGGCGCGGCGCCGCGCCGGCGCGGTCGCGGGAGGCGACGTGA
- a CDS encoding 4'-phosphopantetheinyl transferase family protein has protein sequence MTPLTCDLWWGDLTATSPDRLRALYGLLDADERQRHAAFRVPADKDRYALAHGLARLAVGRAAGIAPESVTFDHLRTPRQGKADPPGRGPRGKPRPSGPAEGWEISFSHSGDRVLLAMARGVQVGADVQEVRTVRMGVDSLLGQLLHEDERGHFTRLDPRQREADFFTYWSRKEALVKATGEGLAAATKVVVSPPGAPIAVHSWDTPNGPAPGHVQLLDVAAGDGYSASVAALTPRPLEISVRDTADLLKGLPKARPRTGLRGGTGLGPAKTRTAPATATRRTAPASQHRPGPSATR, from the coding sequence GTGACTCCCCTGACGTGCGATCTGTGGTGGGGCGACCTCACCGCCACCTCCCCCGACCGACTGCGCGCCCTGTACGGCCTGCTCGACGCCGACGAGCGGCAGCGGCACGCCGCCTTCCGCGTCCCCGCCGACAAGGACCGCTACGCGCTGGCCCACGGGCTCGCCCGCCTGGCGGTGGGGCGGGCCGCCGGGATCGCGCCGGAGTCGGTGACCTTCGACCACCTCCGCACTCCCCGTCAAGGCAAGGCGGACCCGCCCGGCCGGGGTCCGCGCGGCAAGCCCCGGCCCAGCGGCCCGGCCGAGGGGTGGGAGATCTCCTTCAGCCACTCCGGAGACCGCGTCCTGCTGGCCATGGCCCGGGGTGTGCAGGTGGGCGCCGACGTGCAGGAGGTCCGGACCGTCCGCATGGGAGTCGACAGCCTCCTCGGCCAACTGCTGCACGAGGACGAACGCGGCCACTTCACCCGACTCGACCCGCGGCAGCGCGAGGCCGACTTCTTCACCTACTGGTCGCGCAAGGAGGCCTTGGTCAAGGCAACGGGCGAGGGGCTCGCCGCGGCGACCAAGGTGGTCGTCTCGCCCCCGGGCGCCCCCATAGCGGTCCACTCCTGGGACACGCCGAACGGTCCCGCCCCCGGCCACGTCCAACTGCTCGACGTCGCGGCCGGTGACGGCTACAGCGCCTCCGTGGCCGCACTCACCCCCCGGCCGCTGGAGATCTCCGTCCGCGACACCGCCGACCTGCTGAAAGGACTGCCGAAGGCCCGGCCTCGCACCGGCCTGCGCGGCGGCACCGGCCTCGGCCCCGCGAAAACCCGCACCGCCCCCGCCACAGCCACCCGCCGCACCGCCCCCGCCTCGCAGCACCGGCCCGGCCCGTCGGCGACCCGCTGA
- a CDS encoding 4'-phosphopantetheinyl transferase family protein, with amino-acid sequence MTPLTCDLWWGDLTATSPDRLRTLSALLDADERQRHARFRLQADKDRYALAHGLARLAVGRAAGIAPESVTFDLRCVPCERKADPPDRGPHGKPRPSGPAEGWEISFSHSGDRVLLAMARGVRVGADVERVRSLRASLDGLLDHALTEGERADLAALGPQEREAAFFTYWSRKEALLKATGEGVGNLTAVTLSVPGAPIEVRSWDSPDAPAPGHVHLRDIPAGDEYRAAVAVLTPRPLEIAVRDAAELLR; translated from the coding sequence GTGACTCCCCTGACGTGCGACCTGTGGTGGGGCGACCTCACCGCCACCTCCCCCGACCGACTGCGCACCCTGTCCGCCCTGCTCGACGCCGACGAACGGCAGCGGCACGCCCGCTTCCGCCTGCAGGCCGACAAGGACCGCTACGCGCTGGCCCACGGGCTCGCGCGCCTGGCGGTGGGGCGGGCCGCCGGGATCGCGCCGGAGTCGGTGACCTTCGACCTCCGCTGCGTTCCCTGCGAACGCAAGGCGGACCCGCCCGACCGGGGGCCGCACGGCAAGCCCCGGCCCAGCGGCCCGGCCGAGGGGTGGGAGATCTCCTTCAGCCACTCCGGAGACCGCGTCCTGCTGGCCATGGCCCGGGGTGTGCGGGTGGGCGCCGACGTGGAGCGGGTGCGGTCGCTGCGCGCCAGCCTCGACGGCCTCCTCGACCACGCGCTGACCGAGGGCGAGCGCGCCGACCTCGCCGCGCTCGGCCCGCAGGAGCGCGAGGCCGCCTTCTTCACCTACTGGTCGCGCAAGGAGGCCCTGCTCAAGGCCACCGGGGAAGGGGTCGGCAACCTGACCGCCGTCACCCTCTCGGTGCCGGGCGCGCCCATCGAGGTCCGCTCCTGGGACTCGCCCGATGCCCCCGCCCCCGGCCACGTCCACCTGCGCGACATCCCCGCCGGCGACGAGTACCGCGCGGCCGTGGCCGTACTGACTCCCCGGCCCCTGGAGATCGCCGTCCGCGACGCGGCCGAGCTGTTGCGGTAG
- a CDS encoding DeoR/GlpR family DNA-binding transcription regulator, producing MADETRPAFAAERRERILELVRANGAMALREIASRVRASEVTVRRDVRALEAEGLIDRRRGGAALPGRLGYEQSYAQKSGQAAPEKLAIAAAAARLVEDDDAIVLGPGTTTEALARELVGRQNLTVVTNSLLVAEVLAAAPGVEVVMTGGTLRGSIRALVGTAAEQALAGLRVRLAFVSGNGITAERGLSTPNPAVASVDRALVACAQEVVVLADHTKVGADTMVQTVPPEHIAHLITDNHADPEVLMTLEDMGTLVHVAVLEVDRGE from the coding sequence ATGGCAGACGAGACCCGGCCCGCGTTCGCGGCCGAACGCCGCGAACGCATCCTGGAACTCGTGCGGGCCAACGGCGCCATGGCCCTGCGCGAGATCGCCTCGCGCGTGCGCGCTTCCGAGGTCACGGTGCGCCGCGACGTCCGCGCGCTGGAGGCCGAAGGCCTGATCGACCGCCGCCGGGGCGGCGCCGCGCTGCCCGGCCGTCTGGGCTACGAGCAGAGCTACGCGCAGAAGTCCGGCCAGGCCGCGCCCGAGAAGCTCGCCATCGCCGCCGCCGCGGCGCGCCTGGTCGAGGACGACGACGCGATCGTGCTGGGCCCCGGCACCACCACCGAGGCCCTGGCCCGCGAACTCGTGGGCCGGCAGAACCTCACCGTGGTCACCAACTCCCTCCTGGTCGCCGAGGTCCTGGCCGCCGCCCCCGGGGTCGAGGTCGTGATGACCGGCGGCACCCTGCGCGGCTCCATCCGCGCGCTGGTGGGCACCGCCGCCGAGCAGGCGCTGGCGGGGCTTCGGGTGCGCCTGGCGTTCGTCTCGGGCAACGGCATCACCGCCGAGCGCGGCCTGAGCACGCCCAACCCGGCGGTCGCCAGCGTCGACCGGGCCCTGGTGGCCTGCGCGCAGGAGGTCGTGGTGCTCGCCGACCACACCAAGGTCGGCGCCGACACCATGGTGCAGACCGTGCCGCCCGAGCACATCGCGCACCTGATCACCGACAACCACGCCGACCCCGAGGTGCTGATGACGTTGGAGGACATGGGCACGCTCGTGCACGTGGCGGTGCTGGAGGTCGACCGGGGCGAGTGA
- a CDS encoding polyprenol monophosphomannose synthase, which produces MPTPVTLPDPWARSAVSVVVPTYNEAENLPVLVERLFALGLPELRVVVVDDNSPDGTGRVADKLAAEHNTPGTERVAVLHRMAKDGLGRAYVAGMTRALDDGADFVVQMDADLSHSPGYVPQLLGTMLSTGAGVVIGSRYVPGGSLSDEWRAHRRLLSGWANAYVKAILALPIRDVTAGFKIWRREALEVLDLPGIESSGYSFQVEMHYRAFARGQKIVEIPIHFEDRREGSSKMDLAVQVESALRPFRLRAGERRARRGPH; this is translated from the coding sequence ATGCCGACCCCGGTGACCCTGCCCGACCCGTGGGCGCGCTCCGCGGTGAGCGTCGTCGTGCCCACCTACAACGAGGCCGAGAACCTCCCCGTGCTGGTGGAGCGGCTGTTCGCGCTGGGGCTCCCCGAGTTGCGGGTGGTGGTGGTCGACGACAACTCCCCCGACGGCACCGGCCGTGTCGCCGACAAGCTCGCCGCCGAGCACAACACCCCCGGCACCGAGCGGGTCGCCGTGCTGCACCGGATGGCCAAGGACGGCCTGGGCCGCGCCTACGTGGCGGGCATGACCCGCGCCCTGGACGACGGCGCCGACTTCGTCGTGCAGATGGACGCCGACCTCAGCCACTCGCCCGGCTACGTGCCGCAACTGCTGGGCACCATGCTCTCCACCGGCGCCGGCGTGGTGATCGGCAGCCGCTACGTGCCCGGCGGCAGCCTCTCCGACGAGTGGCGCGCCCACCGCCGGCTCCTCAGCGGCTGGGCCAACGCCTACGTCAAGGCGATCCTGGCCCTGCCCATCCGCGACGTCACCGCCGGGTTCAAGATCTGGCGGCGCGAGGCCCTGGAGGTGCTGGACCTGCCGGGCATCGAGAGCAGCGGCTACAGCTTCCAGGTCGAGATGCACTACCGGGCGTTCGCGCGCGGGCAGAAGATCGTGGAGATCCCCATCCACTTCGAGGACCGCCGCGAGGGCTCCAGCAAGATGGACCTCGCGGTCCAGGTGGAGTCGGCGCTGCGCCCGTTCCGGCTGCGCGCCGGTGAACGCCGCGCGCGGCGCGGCCCGCACTGA
- a CDS encoding FAD/NAD(P)-binding protein, which yields MGLPASEGGAPAVVFAGGGPGAALTAIALLRATTWLRLVYRIVLLDEHGRFARGRVYGSPGGDCPLEAPVKDMSALPDRPCHLLEWRRAAGAACGPGTVLARRVYGDYLADTLAATAAWAAPHAALVTRTARVAAVEADDAGARVLLADGGRVEAAAVVVATGDPAEAAPPRVAGALRAGAGAGLAACRCGAVLTGSGEPARRVFAVGAVRDGGPATVPRMRDQAEALAQRIADTVLRTPPGRAG from the coding sequence ATGGGACTTCCGGCCTCCGAAGGCGGCGCGCCGGCCGTCGTGTTCGCGGGCGGCGGGCCCGGCGCCGCGCTGACCGCGATCGCGCTGCTGCGCGCGACCACCTGGCTGCGCCTGGTCTACCGGATCGTGCTGCTGGACGAGCACGGGCGCTTCGCGCGCGGGCGGGTCTACGGCTCCCCCGGCGGCGACTGCCCGCTGGAGGCCCCTGTCAAGGACATGTCGGCGCTGCCCGACCGCCCCTGCCACCTGCTGGAGTGGCGGCGCGCGGCGGGCGCGGCCTGCGGGCCGGGCACCGTGCTGGCCCGCCGGGTCTACGGCGACTACCTCGCCGACACCCTGGCGGCCACCGCCGCGTGGGCGGCGCCGCACGCGGCCCTGGTCACCCGAACGGCGCGGGTGGCGGCGGTGGAGGCCGACGACGCGGGCGCGCGCGTGCTGCTGGCCGACGGCGGGCGGGTGGAGGCGGCGGCGGTGGTGGTGGCCACCGGCGATCCGGCCGAGGCGGCGCCGCCGCGGGTGGCCGGCGCCCTGCGCGCCGGGGCGGGCGCGGGGCTGGCCGCGTGCCGGTGCGGCGCGGTGCTCACCGGGTCGGGCGAGCCGGCGCGGCGGGTGTTCGCGGTGGGCGCGGTGCGCGACGGCGGCCCGGCCACGGTGCCCCGCATGCGCGACCAGGCCGAGGCGCTGGCCCAGCGCATCGCCGACACGGTGCTGCGCACGCCCCCGGGCCGCGCGGGCTGA
- a CDS encoding MFS transporter yields MATAGATGGGEVAWGTPAARWILTATVLGSGMAFLDSTVVNVALPAISGDLDTGVAGLQWIANGYMVTLSALILLSGSLSDRFGRVRLFSLGVAWFALASALCTVAPGLGWLIAGRVLQGVGGALLTPGSLAILQASFRKGDRARAIGAWSGLTGVASAIGPFVGGWLVDIGSWRLIFLINLPLAAAVLLIARRHLPESVDDQAPAHLDYAGALLGMVGLAALTYAMIASGEAGAPVAATAAAAVLGLAALAAFVWVERRGPHPMLPLDIFRSTRFTVTNVVTVLMYGALGPLLFLLVIYLQEVLDYSAVAAGAASLPITLLMLALSGQSGRLAERIGPRWQLTAGPLLVAAGLVVLSLVGPGDTYLTGVLPGVLLVGLGLSTAVAPLTATVLASAAERHAGVASGVNNTLARTAQLVGVAAVPVLAGISGGAGVAGGFAPAMLMIAGLAAAAGLLALVLLRRAPRRGGPEAPAEPRAAAAAQPPERREPEPEAAADRMFCGVCGPPLGTCPHSSAGRPASPDA; encoded by the coding sequence GTGGCAACCGCGGGTGCGACCGGCGGCGGCGAGGTGGCGTGGGGGACTCCGGCGGCGCGCTGGATCCTGACGGCGACCGTGCTGGGCTCGGGCATGGCGTTCCTGGACTCCACGGTGGTCAACGTGGCGCTGCCGGCCATCAGCGGCGACCTGGACACCGGGGTGGCCGGGCTGCAGTGGATCGCCAACGGCTACATGGTCACGCTCTCGGCGCTGATCCTGCTCAGCGGTTCGCTGAGCGACCGGTTCGGCCGGGTGCGGCTGTTCTCGCTGGGCGTGGCGTGGTTCGCGCTGGCATCGGCGCTGTGCACGGTGGCGCCCGGCCTGGGCTGGCTGATCGCCGGGCGGGTGCTGCAGGGGGTGGGCGGCGCGCTGCTCACCCCGGGCAGCCTGGCGATCCTGCAGGCGAGCTTCCGCAAGGGCGACCGGGCGCGGGCCATCGGCGCGTGGTCGGGGCTGACGGGGGTGGCCTCGGCGATCGGGCCCTTCGTGGGCGGGTGGCTGGTCGACATCGGGTCCTGGCGCCTCATCTTCCTCATCAACCTGCCGCTGGCGGCGGCCGTGCTGCTGATCGCCCGGCGGCACCTTCCGGAGTCGGTCGACGACCAGGCGCCCGCGCACCTGGACTACGCGGGCGCACTGCTGGGCATGGTCGGCCTGGCGGCGCTGACCTACGCGATGATCGCCTCGGGCGAGGCGGGTGCCCCGGTGGCGGCGACCGCCGCCGCGGCCGTGCTGGGGTTGGCGGCGCTGGCGGCGTTCGTGTGGGTGGAGCGCCGCGGGCCGCACCCGATGCTGCCGCTGGACATCTTCCGCTCCACGCGCTTCACCGTGACCAACGTGGTGACGGTGCTGATGTACGGCGCGCTGGGGCCGCTGCTGTTCCTGCTGGTGATCTACCTGCAGGAGGTGCTGGACTACTCGGCGGTGGCGGCGGGGGCGGCGTCGCTGCCGATCACGCTGCTGATGCTGGCGCTGTCGGGGCAGTCGGGCCGCCTGGCCGAGCGGATCGGGCCGCGGTGGCAGCTGACCGCCGGGCCGCTGCTGGTGGCGGCCGGGCTGGTGGTGCTGTCGCTGGTCGGGCCGGGCGACACCTACCTCACCGGTGTGCTGCCGGGCGTGCTGCTGGTGGGCCTGGGGCTGTCGACCGCCGTGGCTCCGCTGACCGCCACCGTCCTGGCCTCGGCGGCCGAGCGGCACGCCGGGGTGGCCTCGGGGGTGAACAACACCCTGGCGCGCACCGCGCAACTGGTGGGGGTGGCGGCGGTGCCGGTGCTGGCCGGGATCAGCGGCGGCGCCGGGGTGGCGGGCGGGTTCGCGCCCGCGATGCTGATGATCGCCGGGCTGGCCGCGGCGGCGGGGCTGCTGGCGCTGGTGCTGCTGCGGCGGGCCCCCAGGCGGGGCGGGCCCGAGGCCCCGGCCGAGCCGCGTGCGGCGGCCGCCGCGCAGCCGCCGGAGCGGCGGGAGCCCGAGCCGGAGGCGGCGGCCGACCGGATGTTCTGCGGGGTGTGCGGCCCCCCGCTGGGCACCTGCCCGCACTCATCGGCGGGGCGGCCGGCTTCGCCGGACGCCTGA